One Drosophila subpulchrella strain 33 F10 #4 breed RU33 chromosome 2R, RU_Dsub_v1.1 Primary Assembly, whole genome shotgun sequence genomic window, AGGCAAAccatctgctgctgcagcaGGAGCTTCCGGCCGTGCGCTGGGTGGGCGGTCCGGAGATCGAGCTGATCGCCATCGCCACCGGTGGGCGCATCGTGCCTCGCTTCGAGGAGCTCACACCTGAGAAACTGGGTGTTGCCGGTCTCGTACGCGAAATGGGTAAGTTTTCATCTAGTAGAGTTATGgcgcatttttaatttaattctcTTCCCTTCAGCATTCGGAACATCCAAGGACAAGATGCTGGTCATCGAGGAGTGCAAGAACTCCAAGGCAGTGACTATTTTCCTGCGTGGCGGTAACGCCATGATCATCGCCGAAGCCAAGCGCTCCATCCACGACGCCATCTGCGTGGTGCGTTCGCTGGTCAAGGACTCGCGTATTGTCTACGGCGGCGGTGCGGCCGAGATTAGCTGCTCGCTGGCGGTGGCCAAGGAGGCCGACCAGCTGTCCACCTTGGAGCAGTACGCCTTCCGCGCCTTTTCCGTGGCCCTGGAGAGCATTCCGCTGGCCCTGGCTGAGAACAGTGGCCTGCATCCCATCGAGACCCTGTCTGAGCTGAAGGCCAGTCAGGTGGCCGAGAAGAAGCCCAGCCTGGGTGTGGACTGCATGCTGACTGGTGATTCGGACATGAAGAGCCACAACGTGGTGGAGTCGCTGCACTCGAAGAAGCAGCAGATTCTGCTCTCCACGCAGCTCGTCAAGATGATACTCAAGATCGACGACGTGCGCTCCAAGAACGAAGGCGGCATGTAACGACCCACTTGCACACCACATTAGATCAGTTTCAGATTCACATCCCCTCGCTTTGCTATCTCTTCACGAACAACACCTGCGAAACGCCTCATCTCTATGTACATCTGTATTAATTGTTTACTTTATTAATCCACAAGTTCTttggaaaagaaaaaaattacatTATACAAGGGGTTATCCCTGGTCAAATACACTAAAACCAACCTAAGCCATTGACTAGACTTTCTTGCCATTAATGGTGGCTAGTTGTTTGCGATTGATCTGGTCGAAGAATAGCAATCCCGCCGATCGCTCCACGCTCTCAGGCGGCACCTGGAACACACTGATGGGGGTGTCGTTGCTGATCACCTGGTTGGGCATCACATAGGATTCCATGTGAAGTTTGTGGTCCGGTGATTCGCTCACGATGACCTTGTAGAAGTGTGTAGGAACAGCCACCGTATTCGCACCGATGACCTCGTACTTGACGTAGGTCTTTCCGTCGTCCTCCTTGTGGGGCAGGTAAAGTGGACCCGTGCAGACGTATACATTGGAGTAGGTCTTGGTCAGTTTGCGCACATGCGACTCCAGGGTGTTCCACGCATCTCGGTTGAATCCCTGGCCCACCTGTGGCGCCATGTTGGACAGGTAGAAGGTCTCGTCGCAGTGCTTCTGGTGAAGTCGGTGGTTGCCAGCCGCGGCCATGTGCCCGCGATCGTAGCCGGAACGCCTGTAGTCCGTGTTCTGGGACCTGAAGAACGGGTGGATGCTCTCGTCCTGTTTGAAATCACATTTCGCTCGATCCACGGCATCGTTCTTGGCCACCGACTCCGCCGTCAGGTGCTCGAACACCCAGTGGGGCACTCGGTTCCTCCGATCGTAGGACAGCACGTAGTCCGAGTGGGAGCGCACATGATCCAGTCCCGGGAAGCCGTACTTCATGATCTGACCGATCCGAGAAGGAGTCGCCGCCAGGCTCACATTCGACTCTTGGGCAGGAATCAAACTGGCCGCCGAAACAGTTCCAAAGGTGGGTAATCCCGGCAGGCGGGGAAGGCTATTGGTGAATCCGTCGTTCCGACGTTCCCGCTCCACGTGGGAACCCAGGTAGAAGGCGCCCAAGGCGGTGGCACCCAGGGCTAATATGCTGCCCACTCGTGGTCCACTCATTCTCgcagttttatttataaatctgGCCAAAAGACCGGATAACGGCCGCTATTGCACAATTCAGGTACTTCGGTGTGGGAAAGATAGAAGGTATCGATACATCGATCATGTAATCCGATAAACGTTACGATAGATGAGCGATATATCGTTATTAGGTTTGATATATCGGACTAACTTCCCATAACTTTGGCTCCAATAATTCAAACGTAGTCCTCATGGTATTCTGtccaattaaattaaactataTTAACTACTCTTTTAAACGGGGCttaatgatatttataatCAATCCCAAATCTTATAACTCAGAATTTTTCTTAaagtttttcaaatttttatttcataaacaaattttaaaaattgtttttatttagtcGAATGTATAATCActtttcgtcacaaaattgGAAATCAAAACTATTGTTTGTTGAACCTGCGATCGTCACGTCATTTTAACAGTGTTTTGACTGATACTTATACTGGTAGAGTCgaaaacgctttcttctacctgttgcatacttttgaacgaatacaatatacccttttgctctacgaataacgggtataaaagaAAACTCGTTTCGTAAAGACTAAATCATTAAATCTGTATAACATGTTAAGTACAAATGTATTAACCATTATATGTGGCTGCGGTTATATCAATCTATCGTATATTAGTCAAGGTCAAGGCGGGTTTACTTATTGCACTTCTCTCCCCTAATTCGTTTGCTTAGCTTTATTTGCGGTTCAAAGCTTTTAAAACCGAGATCCAATTCCATTTCGTTTCACTCTACCGAGGTTTTATTTGAGGAGGTTATCTCTCTAGGCTTGTTTACATTGGAACTGCAGCTGATTAGAAGCGAATCGGATAGAGGCGTTTTCCCAGTGATCAGTTGAAAGTGAAAACCATATAGAGAGGATGCTGGATGTGGTGGCCGTACTTCTGATCGCTCTGGCAGTGGTCTTTTGGTTTGTGCGCACGCGATATAGTTACTGGACCCGTCGGGGAATCGGAAATGATCCGGCTCGATTCCCCGTGGGCAATATGGATGGGTTCCGGAAAACGAAGCACTTCATCGATATTGTTACCCCGCTGTATGAGAAGTTTAAGAACAATGGAGCACCCTTCGCTGGGTTTTTTATGATGCTACGACCCGTGGTTTTAATCACCGATCTTGAGCTGGCCAAGCAGATTCTCATACGGGATTTCGCGAACTTTGAGGATCGTGGAATGTACCATAATGAGCGGGATGATCCTCTGACAGGTCATCTATTCCGCATCGATGGACCCAAGTGGCGACCCTTGCGCCAGAAGATGTCGCCCACTTTCAGTTCCGCCAAGATGAAATACATGTTTCCCACCGTTTGCGCCGTGGGCGTGGAGCTTGGTCAGGTTTGCGGCGAGTTGGCAGATAATGCCATGTGCGGCATCATCGAGATCGGGGATCTGATGGCCCGCTACACATCCGATGTCATAGGGCGATGTGCCTTTGGCGTGGAATGCAATGGCCTCCGGAATCCCGAGGCCGAGTTCGCCACAATGGGCAGGAGAGCCTTTTCAGAGCGTCGTCATTGCAAGCTGATCGATGGGTTTATCAAGAGTTTTCCCGATCTGGCCCGACTGCTGCGCATGCGCCAGATCCATCAGGATATTACGGATTTCTATGTGGGCATCGTCAGGGAAACTGTGAGGCAGAGGGAGGAGCAGGGCATCGTGAGGAACGACTTTATGAACCTGCTGATCGAAATGAAACAGAGGGGCGAGCTCACCATCGAGGAAATGGCCGCCCaggcttttattttttttgtagctGGCCTCGACACCTCCGCTTCGACCCTGGGATTTGCACTTTACGAGTTGGCCAAACAGCCGGAATTGCAGGTGAGGCTGCGCAAAGAAATCGATGAGGCCCTACAATTACATCAGGGGGAATTCACCTATGATTCTATGCAGGAGCTTCGCTACATGGAACTGGTCATTGCAGGTGGGTCtgtctcaaaactacgaatttaATACTTTATATGTATACAGTAtatcaaatatataatatgtCATGTTAAAATGTTCCCGGGAATATCAATTTTATATTCTAAACGTGTAAACATGCTTATTATATGGAGCAAGAAACGTTAATACGTGAATATTGAACGGAAGATAAAGGATCTGcaattcagaaaattttacaataaaaataaatgcctCTTTTCATACAATTTTATAAGGATAccttataataaatttaatcaGTTATAATACATTTCGGACGCCACAAGTTATAATGTCGATCTGTTCCGATTTTTTTCAGAAACGCTTCGGAAATATCCAATACTTCCGCAGTTAA contains:
- the LOC119550733 gene encoding endonuclease G, mitochondrial — translated: MSGPRVGSILALGATALGAFYLGSHVERERRNDGFTNSLPRLPGLPTFGTVSAASLIPAQESNVSLAATPSRIGQIMKYGFPGLDHVRSHSDYVLSYDRRNRVPHWVFEHLTAESVAKNDAVDRAKCDFKQDESIHPFFRSQNTDYRRSGYDRGHMAAAGNHRLHQKHCDETFYLSNMAPQVGQGFNRDAWNTLESHVRKLTKTYSNVYVCTGPLYLPHKEDDGKTYVKYEVIGANTVAVPTHFYKVIVSESPDHKLHMESYVMPNQVISNDTPISVFQVPPESVERSAGLLFFDQINRKQLATINGKKV
- the LOC119549586 gene encoding cytochrome P450 6a22, translated to MLDVVAVLLIALAVVFWFVRTRYSYWTRRGIGNDPARFPVGNMDGFRKTKHFIDIVTPLYEKFKNNGAPFAGFFMMLRPVVLITDLELAKQILIRDFANFEDRGMYHNERDDPLTGHLFRIDGPKWRPLRQKMSPTFSSAKMKYMFPTVCAVGVELGQVCGELADNAMCGIIEIGDLMARYTSDVIGRCAFGVECNGLRNPEAEFATMGRRAFSERRHCKLIDGFIKSFPDLARLLRMRQIHQDITDFYVGIVRETVRQREEQGIVRNDFMNLLIEMKQRGELTIEEMAAQAFIFFVAGLDTSASTLGFALYELAKQPELQVRLRKEIDEALQLHQGEFTYDSMQELRYMELVIAETLRKYPILPQLTRISRHLYAAKGDRHFYIEPDQMILIPVYGIHHDPALYPEPHKFIPERFLADQLAQRPTASWLPFGDGPRNCIGMRFGKMQTTIGLVNLLRSFHFSVCPRTDQKIEFVKSNILLCSANGIYLKVQKLSQLGR